The DNA region TCATTGTTGGTCGTTCTTCAGGCGATTTCCTTGCACACATCAACCCAATATTTAATATTCTGGCCATGCCGTCAGCATGTTCTGCCTGCCATTCTTTTGCCTTAAGTTCATTATCCACAATATCATAAATATGATCAGGAAGATGCATTGAAACCCATTTTTGCAAATCCATATCCCCACTGAACAGATGGTCTATGGGTCTTTTCCTTGTAAACATCTCAAGGATCAATATTCCAAAACTGTAGACATCGCCTCGCGTTGAGACCCCCGCACCCATGCCATATTCTGCATTGCTGGATAAGATCAGTTCTAAGatgactttgaaaaaaaaataccaaaaaaaaatgtaaaaaggaGTATAAAAAACAATACCTGGAGCCATGTAGCCAATTGAACCTTTTAGTCCTACGGAGATACTAAGATGAGCATTAGGTGAGTTTTTAAGTAGGATTCTTGCAAGTCCAAAATCGCCGACATGAGCTGACATCTCTTCATCCAGGAGAACGTTACTCGGCTTAAGATCACAGTGCACAACGGGGCTTTCGCAATCATGATGCAAATACTCTAGTGCTAAGGCAACATCTTGAGCTATCTTCAACCTCTGGTTCATGTCAACAACTTTTTCAACCTCACAGTCTTCAATTCTTGGGTGAAGCAATTGTTCCAAGTTTCCATTTGGCATGAACTTAAGGACTAAAGCCTTGAAATCGCCTGCTGAACATACGCTTATGATTTTAACAAGGTTCCGGTGCCGGATACTTCGAAGAGCCtcacattcagctataaagcTCTTGGAAGCTCCATGTTGCCCCATTTTGAAGACCTTGATAGCTGCCAAACTTCCATCCTCAAAAACACCCTTATAAACTGACCCAAAGCTACCCTCTCCAATCATATACTCTGGACTGAAATTCCGGGTAGCTAATTTGAGATCGTGTTGTCTACACATTGGATACATCTCCGGTGAGTTAGCCTTCTCATTAACCGCACGGAGGTCAGAATCTTTCTTTCTTACTAACCAAAAGACTAGCATGGAAACGATGATGATGAATGCAACCGAAGCAAACGTCGCTGCTAGTACAATTTTCAACTTTGAACCACCCGACTTTTTTTCATGAGAATCACATTTAGGTAGTCCTAGATTAGGTACTCCACCACAAAGCTTGAGATTCCCCGACAGAGAAACGGCTGTTGAATTCTCGAAAATCCCTCCTTTTGGAACCTCCCCTGATAGTTGGTTCCTGGACAGGTTTAAAACTTGCAAGAACTTCAAAGATTCTAAAGAAGCCGAGATGTTACCAGTGAGGTTGTTGGAAGAGAGGTCAATATACTCTATCGCTTTCAATTTGTCTAGAGAATTTGGTATGGATCCCTGAAACGAATTTCTAGACATATTCAAGTACAAAAGGCTTGAACAATCTCCAATGGTAACTGGTATATCTCCTGATAATTGATTACTTGCCAAGTCTATCGCTTGAACCATATTTAGATCACCTACTTCGGAAGGAACAAATCCGCTTAAAGAATTGAAAGAGAGATTCAAGACCTTTCCCAAACCTGGGATTCCAAATATATCACCGGGTATAGTACCATTAAGCAAGTTCACTGACAGGTCTAGCAACTGAAGACGCTGACAGTTTCCCAAGCTTGAAGGAATGGTCCCTTCTAAAAGATTGTTGCTTAGATGAACTTCAGCTAAATAGGTCAAGTTTCCAAGAGACTCTGGTACCTTTCCTGAGAACTTGTTTTCGTGTAAGAAAATGTACTGCAGGTTTGGCAAAGTTCCTATTGAAGGTAGAATGGTGCCGGTTAAGGAATTGTGTTCGAAAGCAATCAGGGTTAAGTTGACCAAATTGCTTATTTCTCCTGGCAAGCTTCCATGGAAAAAGTTGTTGTTCATCACCAACAATGAAAGTTGTCTAGAGAGGTTGCCTATGGAAGATGGAAGCTTACCAGTAAGCTGGTTTTCCGCCACGGAGAATACTTGAAGTTGGGTAGAGTTTGCCAAAGAAGCTAGGAAATCCATGCCACCCGCTCCATCATTAACCAGCTGATTACTCTGTAAGCTCAATATTTGAATGTTTGGCAGGTTCCCTAGCCATGGGATTTGGCCACTGAAACTGTTGTTTGCGAGATCAACTCGAGTTAAGCTTGAAGCATTGCCTATGGATGGTGGTATGCGACCAGACAAGAGATTCCCTCCCACGAAAAAGGTGGTTAAGCTGGTTTGATTAGTAAACGTATCTCGGGGAAGGGTACCAGTGAGTCTATTAACAGCCATGGCTATGACAATCAACGAGGAACTATTGAATAATGAACATGGGATTTCACCAGAGATATTGTTAAGGCCAATTTGAAGATTGATTAAGAAGGGAAGGCGACCCAACCCTTCTGGTATAGGCCCTTTCAAGCTGTTTGACCTCAGAATTAGATTTGACAAAGAAGAGAGATTCCCAAAAGAAGATGGAATAGGACCTGTgagaaaattttgcatgaagGATACATCTTCAAGCTCTGAAAGTGCACCTAATTCGTTTGGAATGGTTCCTTCGAGTATGTTGATTGACAGATCAAGATAAGACAACTTTGAACATAAACTTAACGATGCCGGTATTGTTCCTCGAATTCGATTAGAAGCTAGAATGAGTGTTCTCAATCGGAAAAGCTGACCAATTTCTTGTGGAAGGCTTCCAGAAAAACTGTTGTTTTGAAGGTTGAGGTAGCTAAGAAAAGAAAGGTTACCAATGTGAGGAGCAATAGTACCCACAAGGCCAAGGTTTTCAAGGTTGATacttgtaactctctgtttagTGACATTACAATTTACACTAGTCCAGTTGCACAAGGAAGAACTGGGATTCCACGTCTCAAGAACCCCAAGAGGATCATCAGTTATCCGAGACTTGAATACAAGAAGCGATTCCTGGTCCGTATTGTTGTTGAACCTTGGCAAGCCTTGGGAACCACCCAGCAGTGGATGGAAAGTGAGGCAGATGAGAATCAGAATGATGGTTTTTGTGGACATTTCTGTTTACTTTAGGCTTGGCTACATTGAGGTGGAGGATGGGTTTATAACAAATTTCAAGTAATTGAAATACTGAAGTTTCTGACGTAAGTATATATTTAAGTAGTTGCTTATGGTTACTGCAAATCAAGCCAGGTTGATAGTAAACAGTGCTGACTCTAGGCCACAAGAAAACCGTTGAATTTGGGGTTTTAATTATTTGTCACCATCACAATCAATCTTTTCTTATAAGAATGTGAACTCACATCATTGCTTTGAACGTATTTGCCTGCATGTTGATGTCCTTTAAATGGAGTTAGATTTATCTATATATGAGGCAAAGGTTGTAGGTTATTTACCATAACTATGTTTTTAAGAATGGAAATAACTTTTATGAGTCTTTTCGccatttacttttaaaaaaaaaataataataataattaaataaggaTGTTGTctgtaatttcaaaaataaaaatacagattATCCTCTCTAAGTCAAGTTGTTTCAAATATtctttcaacttcaatatttgGTTTCTAAGTAATGGGTGTTCACCCTCGAAGTCACATTGTAATCTCCCTTAATCGGATTTATATATGCCTATAAATTTAACAAGGCATATAGTAAAAGTAGTGAGGAAATTTCACGTGAACCCAGAGGTTATTTTTTGCAGGAAAAGATCCAGCTGAGACTTTTGAACAATTCGATTAcgatttcacaaccatgattgaAGACTTTCAACGAGAAGCCATATTGCGTTCAAACTTTGAGTGGGTTGTCAAAATTTCCGGTATTTAAAGTCAATGGTTGACATGGATGAATGGAGTCCCAGTTCGAAAAGATAGataaaatgatttctttttatttctcttcACTCTAGAATACGCAAGTTTTCAAGAAATGATTACCAACCGACATTATAGATGGTgggttatatattttattaactcAAATATGGGACATTTGGTCAGTCAGATATAGCTGCTTGCATTAAATAGGATATTTTCTATTTAAGTGGACATCCATTGTTCTCTAAAGCTCAAAATCCATATTCCAACCAACCAAtggttttcattttcttttctctttttaaacCTATTCTTTTACAATAATttataattctattttaattcagataatatgttttaatatatttaaattcacttcttttaatataatatataaatatttttttgtatatgaTAACAGTCTAATTTACATGTTTAGTCtgcttattttaattaaatcttaaatgaGTTCTTTCTACTTCTTGGGAGTATAATAACAAATTGGAAAGTTTGATTAGAAAGAATCGATGGAgatttttaatgttatatatgataatttgtccaatatatgaattaaattagaaacctgtatttgtaaaaaaaaaaatgggCTAGTTTTAAGTATTCTATTTGGTTCTTTTATTAGTTACAAAAGCAAGATTGAAAAGTCAACAACAtcgttgatttttttattatttgattttattatatcggtttatttaattaaattttgtttctgcttatttttactcTTATTCCGATttcaattatatttattatttctacttttatcaaatttaaatttcccTTTTGTATTTTTGCACAAGAGTCACATGTCGTGAGCATGATAACTAGCTAGACTCAATCTGGTTGAGCCAAACAACAATTTTAGATATTCCAATCTCTGTGGGATCAATCCTACTccctatactattatttaaacataaaaatattattttttatggatttaacaAACATTAACATATAAATCTCAACCAACTCTAAAATTGTTAAACATGATTAATCAAATagtcttttaaaatatttaactttaatatatatacataaattttcgtgttaaaattttaaatttttaaataatcatCTTTTATATGACTAAATTACCTAAAAAAACTATTTTCCATGCATATTTACGGAAATGGACCAATTATACCATTATTTACCGGAAAGGGCCAATTTTTACTAAAAGCGCCTACGTGGCCACGTTTTAGGGGAAAAGCCAGGAAATCGCTCCTTTGAGGAAGCGTTTTTTGCCACATCAACCAAAAATGCCCTTACGTGGAAGCGTTTTGCTAACGTGGTgaaaaacgcttcctcaagggaGCAATTTTCTCCGTGTTTTTAGATGTTAGGGATATTTGCATGTTTAGTCCCTATGGGGTTTTTAGGGCTTTTAGGGTTAGGATTTTGGTAAAATAAGTTAGCGTTTAGTATTTAggtttttgttaaaacaagttagggttttaaaattttaatagtttttaaaaataaataaggatttagtgttattttataaaaattatttaaattagggttaatggtttttaaataaattaagttagggttttaaataaattagggcttagggtttatggttttaaatagATTAAGTAAATTAGGGTTctaggattttaaataaattaagttactattttaaataaattaaattagggtttaggatttattaaattagggtttatattttttaaatagattaagtaagttaggattttaaataaattaagttagggtttaaaataaattaaattagcatttcgagtttattaaattaaggtttatattttttgtttaaaattaattaaattagggttctaagattttaaataaattaaattagggtttggggttaaaattaattaaattagggtttagtttttttaaaataacattatgtttatttttttaacaaaattgactatttttaccatgaaaaaataattttgaaaagacgtttctgaacaaatagtgtcaaaaatgctgtaagcaggatgcactgtcagcaaaaatACAGAAACAGCTCCcatgtggacgctcttttgctatagttgttcctgaaaaaataattttgagaagacgtttctgaacaaatagtgtcaaaaacacttcaagcaggatgcaatgtcagcaaaatttctaaaaaaagctcccacgtggacgctctttttctatagTAGCTCATACTTGGCCTTAGGCTATAAACGAGGCAAATATCattctcaggttgcataagtatcaacaagaaaaattagagaggctaagcagaatagaaattgaagatgagtgaatgtattagtgttgttatttactatggTGGTAAGGTCTGTGACATAGAGAACGACGTTGTTTTTTTATCAAAGAACACAGTGCGAATGGCTTTTAACCAGAGTATAGATTTTACagaatttcgtaaaagaattaAGTGCAAAATCTTCGAAACAACGCCAAGTAGGGTTTcttctattaagtatcgattttgtgcttcgattgatcccgtgacatatgactcatttgatatcaaaggtgtTCGTAGCTTTAAGgcgatggtgcagactcatctcgctagtgaatcaccctatcttgagttatatgttcAATTTTTATCGCCAAATGAAACATTTGCAAATTCAACATCAACTATtgttcgagaggaatacacgaccctTAGCCGAAACTCCGTTAGTGGGAGGTAGAACACAGAAACGCCCTTATTTGGTGGCAGTATGGAAAACACAACTCCTGCACGACACTTAGTTAGTGGATGAGACATGCACATCGATGGGTTAATGTTCAATGCTAGAAATACATGTTAGGGAAcaacatcaacttctagtggttggtaATCTATATATGATTGGGGACGTTACGAAATGACCACAAGAAGAGATAATGTACTCCCTATGACGTCCACCGAcgaggggacctcgtacgttgcagatgatggtgggttggATGACAAGTTCAATGTGGATCCACCTCAAGAGGCCGACCCCAATGGTgtagaagttgcattattttctgaaccagagCTTGTTCCATCCGAACCTGAAGACGTTGAAGGGGGtttagatgaagaagaagaagatccgaTTCAATGCGTACTCGCCTCTAGCCCACATACATAATGTCGATATATCGGtagatgatgcgttggagttttcagatctaccacacagaatGCGTGACTGTACAGGTTCGACATTGGATTCGGGTGATTTGGAAGTTGGTAAGAAGTtttccaataaggatagttttcttggaGCTTTGAAACAACGTAGCATCAATCACGGGGTTAATTAAACGTGGTTAAATCTAAATCCGAGAAGTTCGAGGCCAAGTGTGCAATGCAAGACGGTAAATGTTCATGGAAAATAATAATggattttttaagaaaaaagacaagcttgtgggagataaaaaagtataaaGGTCCACATACTTGTGTTGCCAGTACAGTATCACTGGGTTTTTTGGGTTTTGAATAATAACGTTATTACTTAATTTGCATTATTTAACATACTTCCTTGACAGGTGTTTCACAaaatcatcccaagatggatttaGGCATGATAGCTAGTTTAATACTACTAATTTTGAAGGCGGATCCCAGGACTTCTGTGTCATGCATAATTGCTAGTATTCATAGCCAAATaaggtacacgccctcttactgcaaggcttggatagctaagcaaaaggcattgGAAAAGATGCATAAtgggtgggacgcttcatataatgagaTTTGATaatggtgtcaggtgctagagaggtACGTCTCAGGTTGCATGACAGAGTTTGAAACGGTCCCtgcgtactacaacgaccgattgctcCGTGGATGCCAAATGTTCAAACGTCTgttctggagctttaagcaatgtcgAGACGCATTTGtgtactgcaagccattggtacaaattgatggTACATTTATGTATGATGGATATACCCATCTGCTATTGCTAGTTGTGGTACAGGATGGCGGTAAGAGAATCCTTCCAATTGTGTTTGCAATAACACATGGGGAGTCAGCTGATGAttgggatttctttctttctaggttaagaAGGCATGTacgcccccaacctgatatctgcaTTATATTGGATCGGGGCATTAGAATACTAGCCGCAATTGAGTGACATGGAAGCCTATGAGATCACACACACCATCGTTATTGTCTAAGGCACGTTGCATCCAATTATTACGGGTAATATCGATCTACGACTAAACAAAAGGAAGTGACCAACATaggtatttaatctctattaatatacTTTTgattgtaatattcaatttattctgaatggaatattggtatgtaattttcactatcaacttatattggcagggtacaAGATCAATAAGGActgttttcatgagatgttggggATTTTGCGTTCAGTTAATGATCAAGGAGCAGACTACTTCTGTAACATACCCAACGAatagtggacacaagcatacgatgACGGCTTACAATATGGTCATATAACcacaaacctggctgaatgcataattTTTATTCTAAAAGGAACGCGTCATTTACCGATAACCTCgattgtgcgagagacatatttttaTTTGGCAACACTATTTCCAAAGTGAGCagcgagttataaaggccaaatgcagggaggcTATGAATGGTTACggaaggtattgcaagaaattaacaaggcgaaggcacGGGCCAACACAATGTACACTGTGTGTCACGATCGTgacaacctatggtttcgtgtgacagagtttgacaggcCGACCCAATGTATCAccggcgggcaatatcgtgtacacctgATAAATAGGACCTGCGATTGTGGGACGTTTGACGCATTTCGTTATTCATGCGTTCATGCAATTGCAGCTTGTTAGAATCTCAGTTTAGATCCCATGAGATGTGTTGATGAAGTGTACAAAGTAGTAAACATGTAAAATATGTGGAGACACGTATTTCCACTGGTCCCAAATGAACGTAAGTGGCTGTCTATATCGCTTGCTCCGTTTAAGTTGTTACCGGATAGATAATTACATCGCAAACCAAAAGGTCAACCTTGCTCGAGTAGAATACGTAATAATATAGATATCCGAGAAAGAACGAACCAAAAGAAGTTGTGTGGATGGTATAGGACCCCAAGTTATACAATTTGATCAAGTTCAAACCgaaatagttgataattgctGTAATGAAACGatgttgcattatttctattccactttattcaaaagaacttatattttattaaaattataaaattaatttactattaaaatataaaaaataactattttttattaaatgaaacaatatagaAACAACTTctacaaatatattttaaaaaatcaatatatatgCCGATTGGAACCAGTGCCACATAAGGGTGGACAACGATTACGCATTGAATTCCTCATTGGTTGCTGCGGCGGGGGTTGTGGTCGCTCCAGTTatgggtgttgggaggatgaaCCACCTTGGTAGAATAAATAATGTGAAGGTGTTTGCATTACCCATGgtggaggtgtttgaatcccataaaGCAATGGGGAATGGTAATGAGATGAGCTCGCTGATGGTGCCCTGTACGATCCCTCCGGTAACGATGACCTATTCATCGGTTGAGTCGGAGTTATTGGAAAAAGAGATGCACTGGGCAATGCATTCCAACCTGGCATAGGActgggaaaaggaaacatataagggctaggatacgcacctagCATAATCTGTAAGGGCTGTGATGTGGGTACCGTCAGTTGAGGCATTGGGCCATGTGATTATGTGGGTGTTGTTGATGGGCCCGGTGATTGTGTGGGCGCTGTTGATGGGCCTGTCCCATCATCGCTTCTCCTTAGATTTAAATGGCCTCGTTGTTCCCTTTCTACACAGATTTGCTGACGCTCTGCTCTTCCGGcagtaaatatggcttgccatggatcctaaagcATTGCATGTAATCCAGGGTGCACGCTAACTCTATGACGATGATCGGTTCGCAATTGGGTATATGATCGTATCAGTTTCCTCAAATTTCGATATATTCTTACCAGAATAACGGCCAATTCGTATTCGTTAGCCGTAAGTCGATTTTGTGCTACTCATCGAGCACCTCAGGTTCCTCAGGAATCGGTTGTTGGAATCTAAATTGTCGCAACACTTTATCCTTCTGGTGTATCTCGATAATAGAATAGTTTACCAATGTGACCTTAACCTGacaaatgtttggattttgaaagAATTCTTTCGGAATTACTGCCCGTATTGTCAGATCCTAGTATgttgtccattgaaactatatgaacggggtaaaaatattagttatatacataatactaaatactaaatactaaatattaaatgaaacgactattttatgtatatatatattatttatatatattatttaatacttacttgcgcttccgactgttggtctaatagaagccgtatatcttcaagagtggtacgtattccaacataactcgccggatagttccacctaattaaataaattttcagcatacaattttattttaaatctatggaataattgtaaaatcaaataaaagttttaccttgttatgagtgggaatgtatatgggtggttcactcgaggacgtaaaaatgaaaagtgaaaccgagcccatgattgtagtagttATAAGTAACCtctaattttggctttatttggtggcgttgccccgcacatctcccggtacaatgttgccaacatggCAGACCCCCAATTAAGTTctccagctgctctaaaatcaacgagtttcagcaacCACCTCAGATGTACAAAGTTTCGTGACAAGTTCTACATCAGATAACCTTCAATCATCTTAAGGATGTATGCCCAaacatatcgtattctttctaaTTCAATCGAATCATTCACCGACTCTGAGAATATGTCTCGTAATCAGCCCATCTCAATCCGACCTCCATAAATATTATCCGGAATCGCACCCAAAAGATCATAGCATATGGCTCCCCAATCAATAGATTGAATGGACCCGATGAGTGCGGCTCCATCCACCGGTAATTCTAATTGTAACTGGACGTCCTccaaagtgatagtacactctccgcatggaagatgaaataTGTGCGTCTCCGATCTCTACCTCTTTATTAACACGCTaatgagtttcgggtccaacttgcacccctaGCCTATAGTGACTGCGTGCCAAAAACCCGCCTCCttcaagtaattttctatcaacaGTGATGGCGGACCAGACATGTTACAAATACaacattgtaacacccgatctacagactgttataaaaatttataaaataaaaattaattaaaattacataaatgaaaaaaatattaaataatattcaaaaattaaaattaattaaaattacataaatgaaaaatattaaaaatattcaaagtttaaaataaatcgttaccattttcatttgtttgacggaaatatgtttatgatcgagacgaattaattcccTGGCCATTGctaatacgatcaaatatttttgaaattataaaaaaaataatactaatttagaaaaaaattaaagtagaCAACTAATTATAAAGagcttttttaaatttaatgagaaatttgagAGCTTTAGGGAGAAATTGTAAAGATTTTTTGCTAAATTGTTAAGAATTTATGTGTGAAATAATAGGAGTGGGGGgtttatactctttttttttacctttggaaccccccaacggtaaaaaaaattgCACGTTGGAATTTAAAAAAGCCAGAAAATCGCTCCCTTGAGGGAGCGTTTTACGCCATGTTAGCAAAACGCTTCCATGTGGACGTGTTTTGCTGACATGGTGAAAAGCGCTTCCCCAAGGGAGCGATTTTTTTGCTTTTTCCCCTAAAATGTGGTCACGTAGGCGCATTTTGTAAAAATCGGCCCTTTCCGATAAATAATGGTGTAATCGGCCCATTTCTGTAAATATATATGGAAATGAGCCTTTTTaggtaatttagtccttttatatatacaaaaacacattatatatactattaaaatttaaatatttaattatttaaattgaataaattacacattttgatcattttatttttgaaaatttataattaaattaactaactttaaaaaaattacaatttaatcactaaaattcataattttcttttataatgctgtcaaaaatttataattttcttttataatgcTGTCATTTTCTAATATGAAGACGTTGGCATCATAAAGATTTATAAACTGaaacacattaaaaatactattaaaattttaaatttaaatattacaccttttggtcattttatttttgaagaaTTGTACTTAAGTCACCTAACTTTAAAAAGTTTACActttaatcactaaaatttatatttttctgaCATAACTTTCCAATCTAGTGTTGAGTTTCACCATAATTTAATTGTAGttc from Gossypium hirsutum isolate 1008001.06 chromosome A04, Gossypium_hirsutum_v2.1, whole genome shotgun sequence includes:
- the LOC107948921 gene encoding probable LRR receptor-like serine/threonine-protein kinase At3g47570 isoform X1 codes for the protein MSTKTIILILICLTFHPLLGGSQGLPRFNNNTDQESLLVFKSRITDDPLGVLETWNPSSSLCNWTSVNCNVTKQRVTSINLENLGLVGTIAPHIGNLSFLSYLNLQNNSFSGSLPQEIGQLFRLRTLILASNRIRGTIPASLSLCSKLSYLDLSINILEGTIPNELGALSELEDVSFMQNFLTGPIPSSFGNLSSLSNLILRSNSLKGPIPEGLGRLPFLINLQIGLNNISGEIPCSLFNSSSLIVIAMAVNRLTGTLPRDTFTNQTSLTTFFVGGNLLSGRIPPSIGNASSLTRVDLANNSFSGQIPWLGNLPNIQILSLQSNQLVNDGAGGMDFLASLANSTQLQVFSVAENQLTGKLPSSIGNLSRQLSLLVMNNNFFHGSLPGEISNLVNLTLIAFEHNSLTGTILPSIGTLPNLQYIFLHENKFSGKVPESLGNLTYLAEVHLSNNLLEGTIPSSLGNCQRLQLLDLSVNLLNGTIPGDIFGIPGLGKVLNLSFNSLSGFVPSEVGDLNMVQAIDLASNQLSGDIPVTIGDCSSLLYLNMSRNSFQGSIPNSLDKLKAIEYIDLSSNNLTGNISASLESLKFLQVLNLSRNQLSGEVPKGGIFENSTAVSLSGNLKLCGGVPNLGLPKCDSHEKKSGGSKLKIVLAATFASVAFIIIVSMLVFWLVRKKDSDLRAVNEKANSPEMYPMCRQHDLKLATRNFSPEYMIGEGSFGSVYKGVFEDGSLAAIKVFKMGQHGASKSFIAECEALRSIRHRNLVKIISVCSAGDFKALVLKFMPNGNLEQLLHPRIEDCEVEKVVDMNQRLKIAQDVALALEYLHHDCESPVVHCDLKPSNVLLDEEMSAHVGDFGLARILLKNSPNAHLSISVGLKGSIGYMAPEYGMGAGVSTRGDVYSFGILILEMFTRKRPIDHLFSGDMDLQKWVSMHLPDHIYDIVDNELKAKEWQAEHADGMARILNIGLMCARKSPEERPTMREVSVMIKKCLV
- the LOC107948921 gene encoding putative receptor-like protein kinase At3g47110 isoform X2, translating into MSTKTIILILICLTFHPLLGGSQGLPRFNNNTDQESLLVFKSRITDDPLGVLETWNPSSSLCNWTSVNCNVTKQRVTSINLENLGLVGTIAPHIGNLSFLSYLNLQNNSFSGSLPQEIGQLFRLRTLILASNRIRGTIPASLSLCSKLSYLDLSINILEGTIPNELGALSELEDVSFMQNFLTGPIPSSFGNLSSLSNLILRSNSLKGPIPEGLGRLPFLINLQIGLNNISGEIPCSLFNSSSLIVIAMAVNRLTGTLPRDTFTNQTSLTTFFVGGNLLSGRIPPSIGNASSLTRVDLANNSFSGQIPWLGNLPNIQILSLQSNQLVNDGAGGMDFLASLANSTQLQVFSVAENQLTGKLPSSIGNLSRQLSLLVMNNNFFHGSLPGEISNLVNLTLIAFEHNSLTGTILPSIGTLPNLQYIFLHENKFSGKVPESLGNLTYLAEVHLSNNLLEGTIPSSLGNCQRLQLLDLSVNLLNGTIPGDIFGIPGLGKVLNLSFNSLSGFVPSEVGDLNMVQAIDLASNQLSGDIPVTIGDCSSLLYLNMSRNSFQGSIPNSLDKLKAIEYIDLSSNNLTGNISASLESLKFLQVLNLSRNQLSGEVPKGGIFENSTAVSLSGNLKLCGGVPNLGLPKCDSHEKKSGGSKLKIVLAATFASVAFIIIVSMLVFWLVRKKDSDLRAVNEKANSPEMYPMCRQHDLKLATRNFSPEYMIGEGSFGSVYKGVFEDGSLAAIKVFKMGQHGASKSFIAECEALRSIRHRNLVKIISVCSAGDFKALVLKFMPNGNLEQLLHPRIEDCEVEKVVDMNQRLKIAQDVALALEYLHHDCESPVVHCDLKPSNVLLDEEMSAHVGDFGLARILLKNSPNAHLSISVGLKGSIGYMAPAMQNMAWVRGSQREAMSTVLEY